Within the Enterobacter bugandensis genome, the region ATCCTGCCTGGCACCGTGATGATGGCGGGGCTTGGGGCGCTGATCGGCAGCGGTGAGGTCAATTTCTGGCAGGCGTGGCTGGCCGGGATTATCGGCTGCCTGCTGGGGGACTGGATCTCCTTCTGGCTGGGCTGGCGCTTTAAGAAGCCGCTGCACCGCTGGTCGTTCATGAAAAAGAACAAAGCGCTGCTGGATAAAACCGAACATGCGCTGCACCAGCACAGCATGTTCACCATTCTGGTAGGCCGCTTTGTCGGGCCAACGCGTCCGCTGGTGCCGATGGTGGCGGGGATGCTGGATCTGCCCGTCGCAAAATTCGTGGTGCCGAACATTATCGGCTGCGTATTCTGGCCGCCGTTTTACTTCCTGCCGGGGATCCTCGCGGGTGCGGCCATTGATATCCCTGACGGTATGCAAAGCGGTGAGTTCAAGTGGCTGCTGCTGGGAACGGCGGTACTGCTGTGGCTGGCGGCCTGGCTCTGCTGGCGGCTATGGCGCAGCGCGAAAGCCAGCGTCGATCGCCTGACGCGCTATCTCCCGCGCGCGCGCCTGCTCTGGCTGGCCCCGCTGACGCTGGGCGTGGCGGTGGTGGCGCTGGTCGCGCTGATTCGTCACCCGCTGATGCCGGTGTACGGCGAGATCCTGCTGAAGGTGGTGAGCCGTTAAGGTGTTTTCCCTCTCCCCGTGGGAGAGGGCCAGGGTGAGGGCGTCAGACCGCACGAATGCCTAACAATGAAGACGCCTCCGCGTTACCACTCAGAAGTTCTTGTGTTTCTCCATCCCACAAAATCCGTCCCTCCGCGATCACTACCGATCGCGGCGCAATGCGTGCGGCATCTTCAATGCTGTGCGAAACCATCAGCATCGTGATCTGCTGGCGCTGGCAAACCTCTTCCACCAGCGAGAGCATCTCCTGGCGCAGGGCCGGGTCGAGTGCCGAGAAGGGTTCATCGAGCAGCAGCAGCGGCTGCTCGCGCACCAGACAACGTGCCAGCGCCACGCGCTGACGCTGGCCGCCGGAAAGCTCACCGGGCAGTCTGGAAATCAACGCGGACAGGCCCATTTGTTCGGCAATCTCCTCCAGCTTCTGACGCTGCGCAGCATTGAGTTTTAACCCCGGATCGATTCCCAGCGCGATGTTCTGCCACACCGTAAGGTGATTAAACAGATTGTTTTCCTGAAACAGCATCGACACCGGGCGCTTAGCCGGCGGAGCGTAGGTATACTCGCCATTATCAATGACTATCGACCCGCTGACAGGCTGCAAAAAACCGGCAATCAAATTGAGCAGGGTACTTTTACCGGCCCCGCTTGGGCCAAGCACCGCAATTCGCTCTCCCTGACGAACAGAGAGGGTAAAACGCATCGGCAGATGCTGGTAAAGCCAGGTTACATCAGTCAGTTTTAACATCACGCCCCGGAAGTTTTTCGATAACGGTAAATAAGGCAAAGCACAGCAGTAACAGGAGCAGCGCCGTGACGGCACCGTCCTGGCTGCGGTAGGAGCCAATTTGCTGGTAAAGCCAGAACGGCAGCGTGCGGAAATCCTCGTTGCCAAAGAGGGCCACCACGCCAAAATCCCCAATCGACAGCACGCAGGCGAAGGCCATCGCCTGGGCGAGCGGCCGCTTCAGGGCGCGTAGTTCGACCACTTTCAGCCGCCGCCAGCCCATAATGCCAAGGGACTGACACAGGGCGCTGTACCGGCTGTTAACATCCCGCATCGGGTTTTCCAGTACCTTCAGCGCGTACGGTATGGCCATTAAGGCGTTGGTAAAAATGACGATGCCGTCGGCGCTTTCCGGCAGGCCGATGGTGCTGTTAAACAGTAAAAAGAAGCCGGTCGCCAGCACAATGCCCGGCATCGCCAGGATCAGCATGCCCGTCAGTTCCAGCGCGTGTCCGGCTTTACGGGCATGTCGCGCGTACAGCTCGCGGCTGCTCCAGAGCAGCATCATGGTCAGCGTCACGCAGATTAGCCCGGCTGCCAGCGCGATACGCAATGAGGTCCACGTGGCCTGCCACAGGACCGGCTGTTGAAGTACCGATACCACATTCCGGTTGAGGCCATCGGCGATCACGGCCAGCAGCGGCGGCAGCAGAAGCAGGAGCGCCAGCGCGATCAGCATCACGTCCGAGATGCGGCTGTGCAGGCTGTCCTGCGGATCGCGCCAGCCAGAAAGATTATTGCTTCCTGCGGGGATCGCTTTGCTCAGCCGCTGGCTGAGTAACACCAGCGCCAGGCAGCACACCATCTGTACGATCGCCAGCAACGCGGCGCGGCCCGGATCGTAGTCGTAACTTAATGCCTGATAGATCGCCAGCTCAATAGTGGTGGCCTGCGGGCCGCCGCCGAGAGAAAGCACGGTCGCAAAGCTGGCGAAACAGAGCATAAAGATCAGCGCGGCCACCGGGGCAATCTGGCGTCGCAGCCACGGCCATTCGACAAAGCGGAAGAATGACCATCCGCGCATGCCAAGCTGGGCGGCAATCTGGCGCTGCTCGCCGGGTATGTTCTCCAGCGCCTGCAAAAAGAGGCGCGTCGCCATCGGCATATTGAAGAAAATGTGTGCCAGCAGGATGCCCTTCAGGCCGTAAGGGGAGAAGGTCCATTCCAGGCCTAAAGACGCGAAGAGCGAGGCCAGCCAGCCCTGGCGACCGTATACGCTCAGAATACCAAAAACGGCCACCAGTACGGGCAGGATCAGCGTCATGGCGCACAGGCGCAGCAGGGCCAGCCTGCCGGGGAAACGTCTGCGATAGAGGGCGCGCGCAAGGAAAATGGCCGGGATGACTGACAGCAGCGCGGAAAGAAACGCCTGCCAGAAGGAGAAACGGATGACGTGCCAGAGATAGCTATCGTGCCAGAGCGCGAGCAGATCGCTCTCTGGCGCGTTAAACCACAGCGCCAGAAACGCTCCCAGACTGACGACCACCATCAGTATGGCGGCAATCAGTCCGGGAACTAACCAGCCGGGGATCAGCGGCTGACGGCGCGTTGCCATTCGCTTATCCATGCGGCGCGCTGAGCGGCAACCTGCTGCGGCGTAAATTCCAGCGCGGTCTGCGGTTTGTTCAGCTGCTCAAAGCCTGCCGGCAGCGCCGCGTCGGTGACCGGGTACATCCAGTTGCCCGTCGGAATGGCGTTCTGGAATGCCGGGGAGACCATAAATTTCAGGAACTTCTCGGCCAGTTCCGGCTGTTTGCTGGCGGCGGTGCGGGCAGCCACTTCAACCTGCAGGTAGTGACCTTCAGCGAAATTCGCAGCCGCGTAGTTGTCTTTCTTCTCGGCAATAATATGATAGGCCGGAGAGGTGGTGTAGCTCAGCACCAGATCGCTTTCGCCTTTCAGGAACAGGCCGTAGGCTTCGCTCCAGCCTTTAGTGACCGTAACTGTTTTCGCAGCCAGCTTTTGCCACGCCTCCGGCGTTTTGTCGCCGTAGACTTTCTGCATCCACAGCAGCAGCCCCAGGCCCGGCGTGCTGGTGCGCGGATCTTCATAAATCACGCGCCATTTCTGGTCGCTTTCGACCAGCTCTTTCAGGCTCTTCGGCGGGTTCTTCAGCTTGTTTTTATCGTAGACGAATGCAAAGTAGCCGTAATCGAAGGGAACGAAGGTGTCGTTTTTCCAGCCGCCCGGCACGTTGACGGCATCTGCCGCTACGCCGCTTTTGGCAAACAGTCTGGTTTGCGTGGCGGCTTCCAGCAGGTTGTTATCC harbors:
- a CDS encoding DedA family protein; the encoded protein is MQALLEHFITQSVMYSLIAVALVAFLESLALVGLILPGTVMMAGLGALIGSGEVNFWQAWLAGIIGCLLGDWISFWLGWRFKKPLHRWSFMKKNKALLDKTEHALHQHSMFTILVGRFVGPTRPLVPMVAGMLDLPVAKFVVPNIIGCVFWPPFYFLPGILAGAAIDIPDGMQSGEFKWLLLGTAVLLWLAAWLCWRLWRSAKASVDRLTRYLPRARLLWLAPLTLGVAVVALVALIRHPLMPVYGEILLKVVSR
- the thiQ gene encoding thiamine ABC transporter ATP-binding protein ThiQ, translated to MLKLTDVTWLYQHLPMRFTLSVRQGERIAVLGPSGAGKSTLLNLIAGFLQPVSGSIVIDNGEYTYAPPAKRPVSMLFQENNLFNHLTVWQNIALGIDPGLKLNAAQRQKLEEIAEQMGLSALISRLPGELSGGQRQRVALARCLVREQPLLLLDEPFSALDPALRQEMLSLVEEVCQRQQITMLMVSHSIEDAARIAPRSVVIAEGRILWDGETQELLSGNAEASSLLGIRAV
- the thiB gene encoding thiamine ABC transporter substrate binding subunit — encoded protein: MLKNVLPLLALVALPVFAKPVLTVYTYDSFSADWGPGPVVKKAFEADCNCELKFVALEDGVSLLNRLRMEGKNSKADVVLGLDNNLLEAATQTRLFAKSGVAADAVNVPGGWKNDTFVPFDYGYFAFVYDKNKLKNPPKSLKELVESDQKWRVIYEDPRTSTPGLGLLLWMQKVYGDKTPEAWQKLAAKTVTVTKGWSEAYGLFLKGESDLVLSYTTSPAYHIIAEKKDNYAAANFAEGHYLQVEVAARTAASKQPELAEKFLKFMVSPAFQNAIPTGNWMYPVTDAALPAGFEQLNKPQTALEFTPQQVAAQRAAWISEWQRAVSR
- the thiP gene encoding thiamine/thiamine pyrophosphate ABC transporter permease ThiP translates to MATRRQPLIPGWLVPGLIAAILMVVVSLGAFLALWFNAPESDLLALWHDSYLWHVIRFSFWQAFLSALLSVIPAIFLARALYRRRFPGRLALLRLCAMTLILPVLVAVFGILSVYGRQGWLASLFASLGLEWTFSPYGLKGILLAHIFFNMPMATRLFLQALENIPGEQRQIAAQLGMRGWSFFRFVEWPWLRRQIAPVAALIFMLCFASFATVLSLGGGPQATTIELAIYQALSYDYDPGRAALLAIVQMVCCLALVLLSQRLSKAIPAGSNNLSGWRDPQDSLHSRISDVMLIALALLLLLPPLLAVIADGLNRNVVSVLQQPVLWQATWTSLRIALAAGLICVTLTMMLLWSSRELYARHARKAGHALELTGMLILAMPGIVLATGFFLLFNSTIGLPESADGIVIFTNALMAIPYALKVLENPMRDVNSRYSALCQSLGIMGWRRLKVVELRALKRPLAQAMAFACVLSIGDFGVVALFGNEDFRTLPFWLYQQIGSYRSQDGAVTALLLLLLCFALFTVIEKLPGRDVKTD